One Kiritimatiellia bacterium genomic region harbors:
- a CDS encoding ABC transporter permease codes for MRWRTTVATILGVALVVAVFIMVMALARGLKSTYIQTGHPMNLLVLRRGSTAESSSQIMREDIIRMKYLDGIARDAKGRPLFSPEIIVLIYLNRLGAEVGGNVVMRGMNEMGLALRTNVVLTEGRMFQSGRFECIVSRRLVDRFANCRIGERFRAGKAEWTVVGIFEAGKSAYESEIWAGADEVRDAFNRNFYGSALIRPTDLKAAERLIRRIESDRTLNTRVLWETDYYREQTKTAGPIQFMGGFLAVIMSIGAAFSAMNTMYAAVGARAREIGTLRVLGFRRRAIYASFLLESIVLASIGGLLGCLLSMPLNGVATGAFSWTTFSEVAFEFRITPDLLGQGMAFAAVMGVLGGLLPARVAARKPVLEALKS; via the coding sequence GTGCGATGGCGAACAACCGTCGCCACGATTCTCGGAGTGGCCTTGGTTGTGGCGGTGTTCATCATGGTCATGGCGCTCGCGCGCGGGCTGAAATCGACATACATCCAGACTGGCCACCCGATGAATCTTTTGGTGCTGCGGCGGGGATCGACGGCCGAGTCCAGCAGCCAGATCATGCGCGAGGACATCATCCGCATGAAATACCTCGACGGAATTGCGCGCGACGCGAAGGGCCGCCCCCTGTTCTCGCCGGAGATTATCGTCCTCATTTACCTCAATCGTTTGGGCGCCGAGGTCGGAGGCAATGTCGTCATGCGCGGCATGAATGAGATGGGTCTGGCGCTCCGAACGAACGTGGTGCTCACCGAGGGTCGAATGTTCCAATCGGGCCGTTTTGAATGCATCGTGAGCCGGCGGCTCGTGGACCGGTTCGCAAACTGTCGGATCGGCGAGCGCTTCCGCGCGGGCAAGGCGGAATGGACCGTGGTTGGCATCTTCGAGGCCGGCAAAAGCGCATACGAATCCGAAATATGGGCCGGTGCGGATGAGGTCCGTGATGCGTTCAACCGCAATTTTTACGGGTCGGCGTTGATCCGACCCACAGATCTGAAAGCTGCGGAGCGCCTCATACGGCGGATCGAGTCCGATCGAACCCTCAACACCCGAGTCCTTTGGGAGACAGACTACTACCGGGAGCAGACCAAGACCGCGGGTCCCATCCAGTTCATGGGCGGGTTCCTTGCGGTGATCATGAGCATCGGCGCCGCTTTTTCGGCGATGAACACGATGTATGCCGCGGTGGGGGCGCGCGCGAGAGAAATTGGCACACTGCGCGTACTCGGCTTTCGGCGGCGGGCCATTTATGCGTCGTTCCTTCTCGAATCGATCGTGCTGGCGTCCATCGGCGGCCTGCTCGGATGCCTGCTCTCCATGCCGCTCAACGGCGTCGCGACGGGGGCGTTCAGTTGGACGACGTTTTCCGAGGTCGCCTTCGAATTCCGCATCACTCCCGATCTGCTTGGGCAGGGGATGGCGTTCGCCGCGGTGATGGGCGTGCTGGGCGGCCTGCTACCTGCCCGGGTCGCGGCCCGGAAACCGGTGCTCGAAGCGTTGAAATCATGA
- a CDS encoding efflux RND transporter periplasmic adaptor subunit, which translates to MNSDTLSKLAIPPEKKRAARRGPRVLLIAIVLFFAVGVAVWWATRQTASPKPTPAAVRAIESAPANEEERDVVLTVSGYVIPRERIEISPRFQGTVAWIGVKKGDVVRKGDVLVKLEEEEYRLRVEEAEARAARAEAELEFARAQLRRAEQLRSGDASSEEELDAARRASRLAEAELRSARASLELARLYLSWCTIRAPIDGVILEKLVSPNELVTPVNFGGSRGPSTAFLAMADLNDLQVEIDLNEVDTPKVYLNQRCRISPEAYPEKVYDGFVAEIAPEANRSKGTLQIKVQIQNPDRFLTPELSAKVEFLR; encoded by the coding sequence ATGAATTCGGATACACTTTCCAAACTGGCCATACCCCCGGAAAAGAAACGGGCGGCGCGCCGCGGTCCGCGCGTCCTGCTGATTGCGATCGTGCTTTTTTTCGCTGTCGGCGTGGCGGTTTGGTGGGCCACTCGTCAAACCGCAAGTCCGAAGCCCACCCCTGCAGCCGTGCGCGCGATCGAATCGGCCCCTGCAAACGAGGAGGAGAGAGATGTGGTCCTCACCGTCAGCGGCTACGTCATTCCCCGCGAGCGAATTGAAATTAGCCCGCGGTTCCAGGGAACCGTCGCATGGATCGGTGTCAAGAAAGGCGACGTGGTCCGCAAGGGCGACGTCCTTGTGAAACTGGAGGAGGAGGAGTACCGCCTGCGGGTTGAAGAGGCCGAGGCGCGCGCAGCGCGCGCCGAGGCAGAACTGGAATTCGCGCGCGCCCAGTTGCGTCGTGCCGAGCAGCTCCGCAGCGGAGATGCCTCGAGCGAGGAGGAGCTGGATGCCGCCCGCCGCGCCAGCCGGCTCGCCGAAGCAGAGCTTCGTTCGGCAAGGGCGTCACTAGAACTAGCGCGCCTATATTTGTCGTGGTGCACAATCCGTGCCCCCATTGACGGCGTGATCCTGGAGAAACTGGTGAGTCCGAATGAGCTCGTCACACCGGTGAATTTCGGCGGAAGCCGAGGTCCCAGCACCGCGTTCCTCGCAATGGCCGACCTCAACGACCTGCAGGTGGAAATTGACCTCAATGAGGTCGATACGCCCAAGGTTTACCTCAACCAGCGATGCCGGATCAGTCCCGAGGCCTATCCCGAAAAGGTGTACGACGGCTTCGTTGCCGAGATCGCGCCCGAGGCGAACCGGTCCAAGGGCACCTTGCAGATCAAGGTCCAGATCCAAAATCCCGACCGATTCCTTACGCCGGAACTCAGCGCGAAAGTCGAATTTCTCAGGTAG
- a CDS encoding putative manganese-dependent inorganic diphosphatase → MSAPLLVIGHKNPDTDAICAAIGYAWFLAEHNRLAAEAACCGEINARTQCALQEAGLPPPRLVMDVRPTIADIAQKDVISAQTDEPLYTVYRRMLQRRIRVMPVLDAEKNLRGLISFPRLMELVLPEDRPDADSREVETSLRRLTEVLGGSLILGIDADAPQTFLMMVAAMSARGFTERMKKFPPGRCLIVTGDRPTIQTHAIEYGVRAIVVTGGYSMADELLENARERGVSVVYSPHDTATTTLLIRSAKSIRPAIETEFARIPANARVDSVAREVSAAAQDLFPVMDDEGRLVGVFSKSDLVNPPRARLILVDHNELSQAVTGADQAEILEVIDHHRLGGGLTSREPIRFINEPVGSTCTIIGKFLMHRNAPPPRPMALCLAAGIISDTLLLRSPTSTHADRTVLDWLAEAAAFDPRAFAEKLFAAGSVLELKTPDEAVAMDCKEYAEMGWRFAVAQIEELDLAHFAEHRRGLQAALAKMATDRNLHFAALMVTDITHQNSLLLVAGDPRVKDAIDYPELSDGLFQLDGVVSRKKQLLPHIMLVLSRLGTAQPA, encoded by the coding sequence ATGAGTGCCCCCCTGCTCGTGATTGGCCACAAAAATCCGGACACGGATGCCATCTGCGCAGCCATCGGATATGCATGGTTTCTCGCGGAGCACAACCGGCTCGCTGCGGAGGCGGCCTGTTGCGGCGAGATCAATGCTCGGACGCAATGCGCCCTGCAGGAGGCGGGTCTTCCGCCGCCGCGCCTGGTGATGGACGTGCGCCCTACAATCGCCGATATCGCGCAAAAGGACGTCATCTCGGCGCAAACCGACGAACCGCTGTACACCGTGTATCGGCGGATGCTGCAGAGGCGCATCCGTGTGATGCCCGTGCTGGATGCCGAAAAAAACCTTCGCGGCCTGATCTCGTTCCCGCGGCTCATGGAGCTGGTGCTTCCGGAAGACCGCCCCGATGCCGACTCCCGAGAGGTCGAGACAAGCCTGCGCAGGCTCACTGAGGTGCTCGGCGGCTCCCTCATCCTTGGCATCGATGCCGATGCGCCGCAGACATTTCTGATGATGGTCGCCGCGATGAGCGCTCGCGGCTTCACGGAGCGGATGAAAAAATTCCCGCCCGGCCGATGCCTGATCGTGACCGGCGACCGACCGACCATCCAGACGCATGCCATCGAATACGGCGTCCGGGCGATTGTCGTCACAGGCGGCTATTCCATGGCGGACGAACTGCTGGAGAACGCGCGCGAGCGGGGGGTCAGCGTCGTCTACAGCCCGCACGACACCGCCACCACGACCTTGTTGATCCGCAGCGCGAAATCCATACGGCCCGCCATCGAGACGGAATTCGCGCGCATTCCGGCGAATGCGCGCGTCGACAGCGTCGCCCGCGAGGTGTCGGCGGCCGCGCAGGACCTGTTTCCGGTCATGGACGACGAGGGCCGGCTTGTCGGCGTCTTCTCGAAGTCGGACCTCGTGAACCCGCCGAGGGCCCGCTTGATTCTTGTGGACCACAACGAACTAAGTCAGGCGGTGACCGGAGCGGACCAGGCGGAGATTCTCGAGGTGATCGATCACCACCGGCTCGGCGGAGGGTTGACGTCCCGCGAGCCAATCCGATTCATCAACGAACCGGTCGGCTCCACCTGCACGATCATCGGCAAATTTTTGATGCATCGCAACGCTCCGCCCCCGCGTCCAATGGCTCTCTGCCTCGCCGCGGGCATCATATCCGACACCCTCCTGCTGCGATCGCCGACGTCGACCCATGCCGACCGCACCGTGCTCGACTGGCTCGCCGAGGCCGCAGCCTTCGACCCGCGGGCGTTTGCGGAAAAACTGTTTGCGGCCGGGTCCGTGCTCGAACTCAAAACCCCCGACGAAGCCGTCGCGATGGATTGCAAGGAATATGCCGAGATGGGCTGGCGTTTCGCCGTCGCGCAGATCGAGGAACTCGACCTCGCCCATTTTGCCGAGCATCGTCGGGGCTTGCAGGCCGCACTAGCGAAAATGGCCACCGACCGCAACCTTCACTTTGCGGCGCTGATGGTGACGGACATCACGCACCAGAACAGCCTCCTGCTGGTGGCCGGGGATCCGCGGGTCAAGGACGCTATCGATTATCCGGAGCTTTCTGACGGCCTCTTTCAACTGGACGGCGTCGTGAGCCGCAAGAAGCAGCTCCTGCCTCACATCATGCTCGTTCTCTCGCGCCTCGGCACTGCGCAACCGGCATGA
- a CDS encoding FtsX-like permease family protein: MTAAGFVVRNAIRNKRRALLTVLSVAVSLFLFTTLQTALREMTNPAESDQSALRVITRHRVSLANVLPERYLHRIRQIDGVEAVTKFTWFGGIYQDERNFFPQFAVDPESIFKVFTEAKVDPLQLDAFLRERNAAVVGIKTMERFGWKLGDRITLRGTIWDCNPELVIRAVYRGGIDETNLMFHHDYFDELMGRLGITGTFWIRVRSPDVVQSVIDAIDQSFRNSEAETKTETERAFQLGFISMFGNIRMLIGSISTVIVFTIILVTASTMSMAIRERIREIAVLKALGFNGRHLFGFILAESFGLAMAGGLLGCVGAWALYSNIDIYTITRGFFIKFEVTPHILVSGLLIAGALGVISCVAPARAAIRTSVVAGLKELD; encoded by the coding sequence ATGACCGCAGCCGGATTTGTCGTTCGAAATGCGATCCGCAACAAGCGGCGCGCGTTGCTTACGGTGCTAAGCGTCGCGGTCAGCCTGTTTCTGTTCACCACCCTGCAAACCGCGCTGCGGGAGATGACCAACCCTGCGGAAAGCGATCAGTCCGCCCTCCGCGTGATCACCCGTCACCGCGTCTCCCTCGCTAATGTGCTGCCGGAGCGCTACCTCCACCGCATTCGGCAGATCGACGGGGTTGAAGCGGTGACCAAGTTCACATGGTTCGGAGGCATCTATCAGGACGAGCGGAACTTCTTTCCACAATTCGCCGTGGACCCGGAATCCATCTTCAAGGTCTTCACCGAGGCAAAGGTCGACCCCCTTCAGCTCGATGCTTTTTTGCGCGAGCGCAACGCGGCGGTCGTCGGCATCAAGACGATGGAGCGCTTCGGATGGAAGCTGGGAGATCGCATCACGCTCCGAGGGACCATTTGGGATTGCAATCCCGAGCTGGTTATTCGCGCGGTGTACAGGGGCGGTATCGACGAAACCAACCTAATGTTCCACCACGACTATTTTGACGAACTCATGGGTCGGCTTGGCATTACCGGTACGTTCTGGATTCGCGTGCGAAGCCCCGATGTCGTGCAGTCAGTGATCGATGCGATCGATCAGTCATTCCGCAACAGCGAGGCGGAAACGAAGACGGAAACTGAGCGCGCCTTTCAGTTGGGCTTCATTTCAATGTTCGGGAACATTCGCATGCTGATCGGTTCGATCTCAACGGTCATTGTGTTCACCATCATTTTGGTCACGGCCAGCACGATGAGCATGGCCATCCGCGAGCGGATCCGCGAAATCGCGGTGCTCAAGGCGCTGGGGTTTAATGGCCGCCACCTGTTTGGCTTTATTCTCGCGGAGTCGTTCGGTCTGGCGATGGCAGGGGGACTTCTCGGATGCGTCGGCGCGTGGGCGCTTTATTCGAACATCGACATCTACACAATCACGCGCGGCTTTTTCATCAAATTTGAAGTCACGCCGCATATTCTCGTCTCCGGCCTGTTGATCGCAGGGGCGCTCGGGGTGATCAGTTGCGTCGCGCCGGCGCGCGCCGCCATCCGCACTTCCGTGGTCGCCGGTCTCAAGGAGCTCGATTGA
- a CDS encoding ABC transporter ATP-binding protein → MAPIVQIRDLTKVYQQGEIDIVALRGVSLDIESGEFVALMGPSGSGKSTLLHLIAGIDRPTSGSCRVEGVDVSSLTETELAEWRNSHIGFVFQTFNLIPVLTALENVELPLLLTGLSADERRAHAEAALELVGLKDRLHHLPRQLSGGQEQRVAIARAIVTDPVLIVADEPTGNLDAKSAAEVLALLEFLNQRAGKTIIMVTHDPKAAAHARRVLHLEKGELLRDEEVRR, encoded by the coding sequence GTGGCTCCGATAGTCCAGATTCGGGATCTCACAAAAGTCTATCAGCAGGGTGAGATCGATATTGTGGCGCTTCGCGGCGTTTCGCTGGATATCGAGTCCGGTGAATTCGTCGCCCTGATGGGGCCAAGCGGTTCGGGAAAAAGCACGTTGCTGCACCTGATCGCGGGCATCGACCGCCCCACGTCCGGTTCCTGCAGGGTCGAGGGCGTGGATGTCTCCTCGTTGACAGAGACCGAGTTGGCGGAATGGCGCAACAGCCATATCGGATTCGTCTTTCAGACCTTCAATCTCATCCCCGTGCTCACCGCGCTCGAAAACGTCGAGCTTCCCCTGCTCCTGACCGGTCTTTCGGCGGACGAACGCCGCGCGCATGCGGAGGCGGCCCTTGAACTGGTAGGGTTGAAAGACCGCCTGCACCACCTGCCGAGGCAGTTGTCCGGCGGCCAGGAACAGCGCGTCGCGATCGCAAGGGCGATTGTCACAGATCCAGTGTTGATTGTAGCCGATGAGCCCACGGGCAATCTCGACGCCAAATCCGCCGCGGAGGTCCTCGCGCTGTTGGAATTTCTTAATCAGCGGGCGGGCAAAACGATCATCATGGTCACGCACGATCCAAAGGCGGCGGCCCACGCGCGTCGTGTGTTGCACCTGGAGAAGGGCGAATTGCTGCGAGACGAGGAGGTGCGCCGATGA